A single genomic interval of Camelina sativa cultivar DH55 chromosome 11, Cs, whole genome shotgun sequence harbors:
- the LOC104725074 gene encoding stem-specific protein TSJT1, whose amino-acid sequence MLAVFEKTVANSPEALQSPHSSESAYALKDGSLATHFSSVNPNSVTLNFGSSGFVAYSLDNTDPRVPRLFTVVDDIFCLFQGHIENLPFLKQQYGLSKITNEAIIVIEAYRTLRDRGPYPVDKVVRDFHGKFAFILFDGAKQTVFSAADADGSVPFFWGNDAEGHLVLSDNTEMMKKGCAKSFGPFPKGCFFTSSGGLRSFEHPKNELKPVPRVDSSGDVCGATFKVDAETKRESTKMPRVDSSQNWAGHI is encoded by the exons ATGCTGGCTGTGTTCGAGAAGACGGTGGCGAATAGCCCCGAAGCTTTACAGAGTCCACACTCTTCCGAGTCTGCTTACGCGTTGAAAGATGGATCTCTTGCGACTCATTTCTCTTCTGTGAATCCAAACTCCGTCACGCTTAACTTCGGATCTTCTGGATTCGTTGCTTACTCTCTTGATAACACTGATCCTCGTGTTCCTAG ATTGTTTACTGTGGTGGATGACATTTTCTGTCTCTTCCAAGGACACATTGAGAATCTTCCTTTTCTGAAGCAACAGTATGGGCTCAGCAAAATCACGAACGAGGCCATCATTGTGATTGAGGCTTACAGGACGTTGCGTGATCGAGGCCCGTACCCTGTGGACAAAGTTGTCAGAGATTTCCATGGCAAGTTTGCGTTTATCCTCTTTGATGGTGCTAAGCAAACCGTCTTCTCTGCTGCT GACGCTGATGGAAGTGTGCCATTCTTCTGGGGTAATGATGCTGAAGGACATCTTGTTCTTTCTGATAACAccgagatgatgaagaaaggtTGCGCTAAATCTTTTGGTCCTTTCCCTAAAG GTTGCTTCTTTACATCGTCTGGAGGATTGAGGAGCTTCGAGCACCCAAAAAACGAGTTGAAGCCAGTGCCGAGAGTGGACAGCTCAGGAGACGTGTGTGGAGCAACCTTCAAAGTTGACGCTGAGACTAAGAGAGAGAGTACCAAGATGCCTAGAGTCGATAGCTCCCAAAATTGGGCCGGTCATATCTAA
- the LOC104728616 gene encoding uncharacterized protein LOC104728616, with protein sequence MVRPTFSQILNPYTDEVLEDVADSPTSDFEIYVESPDEAPLEEADSPAMEYDTELASHYSHKQLDFLDACIEKQGKKCGGQVFKNMFAETPQITDECCHHVLKIGKDCHLVWVKFIFTSYEHKSFASKGIPKSK encoded by the coding sequence ATGGTTCGTCCGACTTTCTCCCAGATACTCAATCCATATACAGACGAGGTACTAGAAGATGTGGCCGATTCTCCAACTTCAGATTTCGAAATTTACGTCGAATCTCCTGATGAAGCTCCACTTGAAGAGGCTGATTCACCCGCAATGGAGTATGACACAGAGCTTGCTAGCCATTACTCGCACAAACAGCTCGATTTTCTTGACGCTTGCATTGAAAAGCAAGGCAAGAAATGCGGAGGTCAGGTTTTCAAGAACATGTTCGCTGAGACTCCGCAAATCACTGATGAATGTTGTCATCATGTATTGAAGATTGGCAAAGATTGTCATCTCGTATGGGTTAAGTTCATATTCACCTCGTATGAGCATAAAAGTTTTGCTTCTAAGGGTATTCCAAAAAGCAAATAG
- the LOC104725077 gene encoding uncharacterized protein At5g43822, producing MEAVIKKWQQKFRKGKEEMEKWDALQGRWASLFRNVSSIIQRLQEMQNHGSYGALRCMKGIEDAVVQQQMGQLDTLLRSMRNVLEEFWSRVLTLEKLHRDGLHLLEVESSKRRVEERIGVKPCIADCLEGLSILYDMHQSEYHLKSSILSALTCLILKPSPGDLDALQYLVVDQPNIPKDEVQHIFDVIFAEEIK from the exons ATGGAGGCAGTAATCAAGAAATGGCAGCAGAAGTTCAGAAAAGGAAAGGAGGAGATGGAAAAGTGGGATGCACTTCAAGGTCGATGGGCTTCCCTCTTCAGAAACGTTTCTTCTATCATCCAGAGATTACAG GAAATGCAAAATCATGGGAGCTATGGAGCTTTGAGATGCATGAAAGGGATTGAAGACGCAGTTGTGCAGCAGCAGATGGGTCAACTGGACACTCTATTGCGTTCCATGAGAAACGTCCT GGAAGAATTCTGGAGCCGTGTTTTGACACTAGAGAAGCTACATCGAGACGGTTTGCATTTACTAGAAGTTGAATCAAGCAAGAGGCGAGTAGAGGAACGAATTGGAGTAAAACCTTGCATTGCTGATTGCTTAGAGGGGCTGTCTATCCTCTATGACATGCATCAATCAGA ATACCATCTCAAATCTTCAATTCTTTCGGCACTTACGTGTCTTATCCTGAAACCAAG TCCTGGTGATCTAGACGCGCTACAATACCTCGTGGTTGATCAGCCGAATATCCCAAAAGATGAAG TACAACACATTTTCGATGTCATATTCGCGGAAGAGATCAAATGA
- the LOC104725075 gene encoding putative pentatricopeptide repeat-containing protein At5g43820 gives MLRRWNLVMESLRLVHRVDVETLVSSSIFNRTVCTASEPLNHTVVDESYVLAELSSLLPITSNKAKEETVSRNQVAIDSCLSPEERIRGVFLQKLKGKSAIQKSLTSLGIGLSIHIVADVVNRGNLSGEAMVTFFNWAIREPGGVSKDVDSYCVILRALGRRKFFSCMMDVLKEMVCEGVNPDLRCLTIAMDSFAKVHYVRRAIELFEESESFGVECNTESFNALLRCLCERSHVTAAKSVFNAKKGVIPFDCCSYNVMISGWSKLGEIEEMEKVLKEMVENGFGPDCFSYSHLIEGLGRAGRVNDSVEIFDNIRHKGNVPDANVYNAMICNFISARDFDESMRYYRRMLDEECEPNLETCSKLVSGLIIGRKVSDALEIFEEMLSRGVLPTTGLITSFLEPLCSYGPPHAAMVIYQKSRKAGCKVSESAYKLLLKRLSRFGKCGMLLNVWDEMQECGYPSDVEVYEYIVDGLCIIGHLDNAVLVMEEAMRKGFCPNRFVYSRLSSKLMSSNKTELAYKLFLKIKKARATENARRFWRSNGWHF, from the coding sequence ATGCTTAGGAGATGGAACTTAGTTATGGAATCACTCCGTCTTGTTCATCGTGTAGATGTAGAAACCTTAGTTTCAAGTTCCATATTCAATCGCACAGTTTGCACAGCGTCAGAGCCGTTGAACCATACTGTTGTTGATGAGAGTTATGTTTTAGCTGAGTTATCTTCATTGCTTCCAATTACATCTAATAAAGCGaaggaggaaacagtttcgagGAATCAAGTAGCTATCGATTCGTGTTTGTCGCCGGAGGAAAGAATTAGAGGAGTGTTTCTTCAGAAATTGAAAGGGAAGTCTGCAATACAAAAGAGTTTGACTAGTCTTGGTATTGGTTTAAGTATCCACATTGTGGCTGATGTTGTTAACCGTGGAAACCTAAGCGGTGAAGCGATGGTTACGTTTTTCAATTGGGCGATTCGTGAGCCTGGTGGTGTATCTAAAGATGTTGATAGCTACTGTGTGATTTTAAGAGCGTTGGGAAGGAGAAAGTTTTTCTCTTGTATGATGGATGTTTTAAAGGAAATGGTGTGTGAAGGGGTTAACCCTGATCTTAGGTGTTTAACCATTGCTATGGACAGCTTTGCTAAGGTTCATTATGTGCGTAGAGCGATAGAATTGTTTGAGGAAAGTGAAAGCTTTGGGGTGGAATGTAATACTGAGTCTTTCAATGCATTGTTGAGGTGTCTATGTGAGCGTTCGCATGTGACTGCTGCGAAATCGGTGTTTAATGCAAAGAAAGGTGTTATACCTTTTGACTGTTGTAGTTATAATGTTATGATTAGTGGGTGGTCGAAGCTCGGTGAGATTGAAGAAATGGAAAAGGTTTTGAAGGAGATGGTGGAGAATGGATTTGGTCCTGACTGTTTTTCTTACAGCCACCTTATCGAAGGGTTGGGAAGAGCTGGTCGTGTCAATGATTCTGTTGAGATCTTTGATAATATAAGGCACAAGGGTAATGTTCCCGACGCTAATGTTTACAACGCTATGATCTGTAATTTCATATCTGCTCGGGATTTTGATGAATCTATGAGGTACTATCGAAGGATGCTGGATGAGGAATGTGAACCTAACTTGGAAACGTGTTCCAAGCTTGTTTCTGGGCTCATTATAGGCCGTAAGGTTTCTGATGCGCTTGAGATATTCGAAGAGATGTTGTCAAGAGGGGTTCTTCCCACCACAGGGCTCATTACCTCTTTCCTCGAGCCGCTTTGCAGCTATGGTCCACCACATGCTGCAATGGTCATCTatcaaaaatcaagaaaagctGGGTGTAAGGTATCAGAAAGCGCATATAAGTTGTTGCTTAAGCGGCTATCAAGATTTGGAAAATGTGGGATGCTGTTGAACGTATGGGACGAAATGCAAGAGTGTGGATATCCTTCTGACGTGGAAGTCTACGAGTATATTGTGGATGGGCTCTGTATCATTGGTCATCTAGATAATGCTGTGCTTGTGATGGAAGAAGCCATGCGTAAAGGATTTTGTCCAAACCGCTTCGTATATAGTAGGCTTAGCAGTAAATTAATGtcttcaaacaaaacagaattGGCTTATAAGCTGTTTCTGAAGATCAAAAAGGCTCGTGCTACAGAAAATGCTCGCAGATTCTGGCGATCTAATGGATGGCACTTTTGA
- the LOC104728617 gene encoding uncharacterized protein LOC104728617, whose translation MLSPATRVESGDELLDPNVVFDVQSGSSFIDGVQTASSEENNLDEYQSWTNFYDSGDDGNCVVPVMEEGGPSCVAEPDDGDCRVPIMDEGRPSSPPTHEGNFLDTSWLEEGKEAPETDVGEEMCAAVSVEEDSLYTGRVFKDKADMQNCLSLYAIKRLFYFRQTRSDPERLIFVCVDPTCRWIVFGHVVSRNSKNFEVRTATLTHTCTIATRAKYSKLASAKVIGSVLERKYANGLRGPRAIDIPDIVLDELKVSVTYMKAWYARETVVRKTRGSDEGSYELLAVYMYLLKQGNPGPIYKLEYKLGEKENKQFKYLFFSLAASIAGVKHMRKVVLVDGTAIKAKFKGVLLAVSMQDANFQVFPIAFGIVDSENIAAWTWFFRHLSGILPDTEDLVIVSDRHRSIYAAVDEVYPQAFHGACAVHIERNVRHFSRKGLSNLVGKAARAFNVSDFTKWYTEIGVRSARCQAYLDAIPLEHWTQAYCQAKCYNIMSSNVAEALNAAIAKFVELPIVSMVESIVTMDCQ comes from the exons ATGTTGTCGCCGGCAACAAGAGTTGAAAGTGGTGATGAGTTATTGGATCCCAATGTCGTATTTGATGTACAAAGTGGTAGCTCATTCATCGATGGAGTTCAAACTGCAAGTTCAGAGGAAAATAATCTAGATGAGTACCAGAGCTGGACTAACTTTTATGACAGTGGTGATGATGGAAATTGTGTTGTACCTGTTATGGAAGAAGGTGGACCTTCGTGTGTGGCTGAACCTGATGATGGTGATTGTCGTGTTCCTATTATGGATGAAGGACGaccttcaagtccaccaacacATGAGGGTAATTTTCTCGACACGTCTTGGTTAGAGGAAGGCAAAGAAGCTCCGGAAACAGATGTTGGTGAGGAG ATGTGTGCTGCTGTATCTGTTGAGGAAGATTCTCTATACACTGGGCGTGTTTTCAAAGACAAAGCAGATATGCAAAACTGCTTATCCCTCTATGCAATCAAGAGGCTGTTTTATTTCAGGCAGACAAGGTCTGACCCAGAGAGATTAATATTTGTCTGTGTTGACCCGACATGTCGGTGGATAGTGTTTGGCCATGTTGTATCGAGGAATTCAAAGAACTTCGAGGTTCGGACAGCAACTTTAACCCATACTTGCACGATCGCAACAAGGGCCAAGTATTCTAAGCTAGCTTCAGCGAAAGTTATTGGGTCTGTCTTGGAACGGAAGTATGCAAATGGATTAAGAGGCCCAAGAGCAATAGACATACCAGACATAGTGCTTGATGAACTTAAAGTTTCAGTGACCTACATGAAAGCGTGGTATGCAAGAGAGACAGTAGTAAGGAAAACGAGAGGCAGTGATGAAGGAAGTTATGAACTACTAGCTGTGTATATGTATTTATTGAAGCAAGGCAACCCTGGGCCTATTTATAAACTGGAGTATAAATTGGGGGAAAAAGAGAATAAGCAGTTCAAATACCTATTCTTTTCTCTAGCTGCCAGCATTGCAGGTGTAAAACATATGAGGAAGGTAGTTCTTGTTGATGGCACAGCAATCAAGGCCAAGTTCAAAGGTGTACTTCTAGCTGTGAGCATGCAGGATGCTAACTTCCAAGTGTTTCCTATCGCATTTGGAATTGTTGACTCCGAGAATATAGCTGCATGGACGTGGTTTTTCAGGCATCTTTCTGGTATACTTCCAGATACTGAAGATCTGGTCATTGTTTCTGATAGGCATCGGTCGATTTATGCTGCTGTTGATGAAGTCTATCCTCAAGCTTTCCATGGAGCCTGTGCGGTTCACATTGAGAGGAATGTTAGACACTTTTCTCGGAAAGGTCTTTCAAACTTAGTTGGTAAAGCTGCAAGGGCGTTTAATGTCAGTGATTTTACAAAATGGTATACCGAAATCGGTGTAAGGAGCGCCAGATGTCAGGCGTACCTGGATGCAATTCCTCTTGAGCACTGGACGCAAGCATATTGTCAAGCGAAATGCTACAACATCATGAGTAGCAACGTAGCTGAAGCTCTAAATGCGGCAATTGCAAAGTTTGTGGAACTTCCGATTGTTAGTATGGTGGAGTCTATTGTTACCATGGACTGCCAATGA
- the LOC104728618 gene encoding uncharacterized protein LOC104728618, with the protein MAKSLLMVMMVSIVMFYMVRPTFSQIINPYTDEVLEDVADSPTSDFEIYVESPDEAPLEEADSPAMEYDTELASHYSHKQLDFLDACIEKQGKKCGGQVFKNMFAETPQITDECCHHVLKIGKDCHLVWVKFIFTSYEHKSFASKGIPKSKQSWNDCVRRVGSNIGAPVSWEMSRNNTNNIDGDRVPKTSAETPEELALRLAKELENTKLTSSSMENVRQNLLGNRSIHMGIPPLASQGMMPDKFDDKVGFKT; encoded by the exons atgGCAAAGTCTCTTCTCATGGTAATGATGGTGTCCATAGTAATGTTTTACATGGTTCGTCCGACTTTCTCCCAGATAATCAATCCATATACAGACGAGGTACTAGAAGATGTGGCTGATTCTCCAACTTCAGATTTCGAAATTTACGTCGAATCTCCTGATGAAGCTCCACTTGAAGAGGCTGATTCACCCGCAATGGAGTATGACACAGAGCTTGCTAGCCATTACTCGCACAAACAGCTCGATTTTCTTGACGCTTGCATTGAAAAGCAAGGCAAGAAATGCGGAGGTCAGGTTTTCAAGAACATGTTCGCTGAGACTCCGCAAATCACTGATGAATGTTGTCATCATGTATTGAAGATTGGCAAAGATTGTCATCTCGTATGGGTTAAGTTCATATTCACCTCGTATGAGCATAAAAGTTTTGCTTCTAAGGGTATTCCAAAAAGCAAACAGTCATGGAACGATTGTgtccgtagagttgggagcaacaTTGGCGCTCCGGTCTCTTGGGA AATGTCAAGAAACAACACCAACAATATTGACGGTGATAGAGTTCCTAAGACCTCTGCTGAGACTCCTGAAGAGTTGGCTTTACGTCTTGCTAAAGAACTTGAAAACACGAAGCTTACCAGTTCTAGTATGGAAAATGTGCGTCAAAATCTTCTCGGTAATAGATCAATCCACATGGGGATACCACCCTTAGCTTCCCAAGGGATGATGCCAGATAAGTTTGATGACAAAGTTGGGTTCAAAACGTGA
- the LOC104728619 gene encoding uncharacterized protein LOC104728619, with translation MERYLTEDPPTLPQGATNVYVVGNFITLWLALENKYKTDESGMQKFSNTKFLNFKMVDPKPIMEQVEALQRIFLEIELEEMSICNVFKMNCLIEKLPPGWSDFKHYLNFKRAQNQGHDVHVVEHKAKLKGKGNRIFIPHNTLKASSATNFKKSNLERKFKGKCHHCGKIGHQAEVCKSKTKDLKIQAYLTKEDMDYVHHLSANKQLFVGNTAVIRLKNVKHVPDMRKNLISGTMLSKNGFSVNYESDNFCFCF, from the exons ATGGAAAGATACCTCACAGAGGATCCACCAACTCTTCCACAAGGCGCCACAAATGTGTATGTGGTTGGAA ACTTCATAACATTGTGGCTAGCTTTGGAGAATAAGTACAAGACTGATGAGTCTGGGATGCAGAAATTCTCAAATACGAAGTTTCTGAACTTCAAGATGGTGGATCCTAAACCAATTATGGAACAAGTGGAGGCTCTTCAACGCATCTTTTTAGAGATAGAGTTGGAAGAGATGTCGATATGCAATGTCTTCAAAATGAATTGCTTGATCGAGAAGCTACCACCAGGCTGGTCGGATTTCAAGCATTACCTTAACTTCAAAC GTGCTCAAAACCAGGGGCATGATGTACATGTAGTTGAGCATAAAGCCAAGCTGAAAGGTAAGGGTAATAGGATCTTTATTCCTCATAATACCTTGAAAGCGTCATCTGCAAcaaacttcaagaagagcaACCTTGAGAGGAAGTTCAAAGGGAAGTGTCATCATTGTGGCAAGATTGGGCACCAGGCTGAAGTTTgcaaaagcaaaaccaaagaTCTCAAGATCCAGGCATACCTAACTAAAGAAGACATG GACTATGTTCACCACCTAAGTGCAAACAAGCAGCTTTTCGTGGGAAACACGGCAGTGATAAGATTGAAG AATGTGAAGCATGTACCTGACATGCGGAAGAATCTCATCTCTGGAACAATGCTAAGCAAGAATGGTTTCTCCGTTAATTATGAGTCTGATAA cttctgcttctgtttctga